The following proteins come from a genomic window of Triticum aestivum cultivar Chinese Spring chromosome 6A, IWGSC CS RefSeq v2.1, whole genome shotgun sequence:
- the LOC123129372 gene encoding uncharacterized protein, translating to MSSPRWPAATPPLEDEDLLTEILLRLPPQPSSLPRASLVCRQWCCLISDPRFVRRFRRRYRRNPPLVGFFDMGPRSLYFVPTLEDPNRVPPERFALQFEDGDQFMPLGSRHGLVFVIHLTWSRVLVWDPVTADQHLIALPPGLMGHLNRIMVHGAVLRAAGEAQHFQVVLMVADDDYDMQDRQMLACVYSSKTGVWGDIISAPLPPKVPIGSWPLMVSPSKEAVLVDNSLHWMLFGSLVGILEFDLLKQSIAVIPTPVGVVSSHGRHELTVVRAKGGGLGFLIVIDFCAQSWRRKTDCHGVASWELERTIELDKLLPLNPEMRAHLYIVGFAEENNVVFMWTSVIGLFLIHLESLQFKKIPHPSMLARYLPFESVFIAETCVGGGHDGAVAGGQDRGELLLNTSIC from the exons ATGAGCAGCCCCCGCTGGCCGGCGGCGACGCCGCCGCTGGAAGACGAGGATCTGCTCaccgagatcctcctccgcctccccccgCAGCCCTCCTCCCTCCCGCGCGCCTCCCTCGTCTGCCGTCAATGGTGCTGCCTCATCTCCGACCCACGATTCGTCCGTCGGTTCCGCCGCCGCTACCGCCGCAACCCTCCCCTCGTCGGTTTCTTCGACATGGGTCCTCGCAGCCTCTACTTCGTACCCACACTGGAGGACCCCAACCGTGTCCCGCCCGAGCGCTTCGCCTTGCAGTTCGAGGACGGCGACCAATTCATGCCCCTCGGATCCCGCCATGGCCTCGTGTTCGTCATCCACCTGACGTGGAGCCGGGTCCTGGTGTGGGATCCGGTCACCGCCGACCAGCACCTCATCGCCCTCCCCCCTGGCTTAATGGGACATCTGAACAGGATCATGGTCCACGGGGCCGTGCTTCGTGCTGCCGGAGAGGCCCAGCATTTCCAGGTGGTTTTGATGGTGGCAGATGATGATTATGACATGCAGGACAGGCAAATGCTGGCCTGCGTTTACTCGTCGAAGACCGGCGTGTGGGGTGATATCATCTCAGCGCCGCTTCCGCCCAAGGTTCCTATCGGCAGCTGGCCCCTCATGGTTTCTCCGTCCAAGGAAGCTGTGCTGGTTGATAATTCCCTTCACTGGATGCTTTTTGGGAGCTTAGTTGGAATTCTCGAGTTTGATCTGTTGAAGCAGAGCATAGCCGTGATACCGACACCAGTGGGTGTGGTTTCCTCCCACGGCAGACATGAATTGACGGTTGTACGGGCAAAGGGCGGTGGCCTTGGTTTTCTCATCGTGATAGACTTCTGCGCACAATCATGGAGGAGAAAGACCGATTGTCATGGTGTTGCTTCATGGGAGCTGGAAAGAACTATCGAACTGGACAAGCTACTTCCCCTGAATCCAGAGATGAGAGCACACTTATACATAGTAGGGTTTGCTGAGGAGAATAATGTGGTGTTCATGTGGACATCAGTTATCGGTCTCTTCCTGATTCATCTTGAGTCATTGCAGTTCAAGAAAATTCCCCATCCCAGCATGCTTGCCCGTTATCTTCCATTTGAAAGTGTCTTTATTGCAG AAACATGTGTTGGTGGTGGACATGATGGAGCTGTTGCTGGTGGACAGGACCGAGGTGAGCTTTTGCTCAATACCTCTATTTGTTAA